In Nicotiana tabacum cultivar K326 chromosome 19, ASM71507v2, whole genome shotgun sequence, one DNA window encodes the following:
- the LOC107822471 gene encoding peptidyl-prolyl cis-trans isomerase CYP22, which yields MASGGVGGGVVEWHLRPQVQKNPVVFFDITIGNIPAGRIKMELFADIAPKTAENFRQLCTGEFRKAGVPQGFKNCQFHRVIKDFMIQGGDFLKGDGSGCVSIYGSKFEDENFIAKHTGPGLLSMANSGPNTNGCQFFVTCAKCDWLDNKHVVFGRVLGDGLLVVRKIENVAVGANNKPKLACMIAECGEM from the exons ATGGCGTCGGGCGGCGTGGGAGGAGGAGTGGTGGAGTGGCACCTAAGGCCACAAGTACAAAAGAACCCAGTTGTGTTTTTTGACATAACCATCGGCAACATCCCTGCTGGTCGCATCAAGATGGAGCTCTTCGCCGATATAGCTCCCAAAACTGCTGAGAATTTCAG GCAACTGTGCACTGGAGAATTCAG GAAAGCAGGAGTACCACAAGGTTTCAAGAATTGTCAGTTTCATAGGGTGATTAAGGACTTCATGATTCAAGGTGGTGATTTCCTAAAG GGAGATGGTAGTGGATGTGTTTCCATATATGGAAGCAAGTTTGAGGATGAAAACTTTATTGCCAAGCACACTGGTCCTGGCCTATTGTCAATG GCAAATAGTGGACCAAATACTAATGGATGTCAG TTCTTTGTCACATGTGCAAAGTGCGACTGGCTTGACAACAAGCATGTTGTTTTTGGG CGGGTTCTTGGAGATGGTCTTTTAGTGGTCAGAAAGATTGAGAATGTGGCTGTTGGAGCTAACAACAAACCGAAGCTGGCATGCATGATTGCTGAATGTGGGGAGATGTAA
- the LOC142173662 gene encoding uncharacterized protein LOC142173662: protein MRNIKEAWFPRPMRSDSSQRDLNLWCEYHGTNGHQTGDCRHLHEEVATLLKNGHLREFLSDWAKNNYGRSQDNAEPSNIGEYPPRLTINMIFGGNEINIVTFLAAKNTNVSVTHSKRRWEVAEDDITFTEEDADGLLLPHNYSLVLSLYVLDFKIKRVLVDPRSSVNIIQWRVLEQAKLTGSIVPTIKLLVGFNLESVTTRG from the coding sequence ATGAGAAACATCAAGGAAGCGTGGTTCCCGAGGCCAATGAGATCTGATTCCAGCCAGAGAGATCTTAATTTATGGTGTGAATATCATGGGACTAATGGCCATCAgactggggactgccgacatctgCACGAGGAGGTGGCAACATTGTTAAAGAATGGCCATCTCAGGGAATTCTTAAGCGACTGGGCTAAGAATAATTATGGTCGCAGCCAAGACAACGCAGAGCCCTCGAATATAGGGGAATACCCTCCTCGACTaactatcaacatgatttttgggGGGAACGAGATCAACATTGTAACCTTTTTGGCGGCAAAAAATACAAATGTGTCGGTGACTCATAGCAAGAGACGGTGGGAAGTCGCCGAGGACGACATCACCTTCACAGAAGAGGACGCTGATGGACTTTTACTGCCACACAACTATTCCCTAGTACTTTCTCTTTACGTTTTAGATTTCAAGATCAAACGTGTTTTGGTTGACCCAAGAAGTTCAGTCAACATCATTCAATGGAGAGTGTTGGAACAAGCTAAGCTAACTGGAAGCATCGTTCCGACAATAAAactcctcgtcgggttcaacttggaaagtgtgacaacccgagggTAG